Genomic segment of Candidatus Schekmanbacteria bacterium:
AGTTACCGGAGATGGTGATGCAACGGCAATAGGTGGCAACCATTTTATTCATGCGGCTCGAAGAAATATTGATATGACTGTTTTAGTGTATAACAACTATATTTATGGTATGACAGGAGGACAATATTCTCCAACAACACCACAAGGAAAATTTGCAACTACTGCACCTTATGGAAATATCGAGCCGCCTTTCGATGTATGTAATCTTGCTGCTGCTGCAGGTGCAAGCTTTGTTGCCAGAGGGACAGTTTATCATGCTGTGCCTTTGGATAAACTGATTGAACAAGCTCTCAGGAAGAAGGGATTTTCAGTGGTTGAGGTATTGAATCCTTGTCCTACTTCATTTGGCAGAAGGAATAAACAGCCAACTCCTGTAATAATGATGAACTGGATGAAGGAAAACTGTATTCCAAAGGTTAAATATGACAAAATGAGCGATGAAGAGAAAGTTGGTAAGATTCCAATTGGAGTTTTTGTTGACATAGAGAAACCTGAATATACAGAACAATATCAGCTTTTAATCGATAGAGCGCAAAGTCTTGCAAAGTAAAGTTTATAAAAAAAGAGGTTAATATAAAAATGGCTACAAATAATAGTAAAACTGAGATAAGATTGAGCGGTTCAGGTGGTCAGGGATTAATTCTTGCAGGCGTTATTCTGGGCGAAGCTGCGGCGATTTATGAGAACAAATATGCTTTGCAAAGCCAGTCTTACGGACCGGAGGCAAGAGGTGGTGCAAGTAAATCCGATGTGATTATTAGCGATGAGAAGATTGATTTTCCTAAAGCTACAAAAATCGATGTTCTTCTCGCATTAACACAGAAGGCATTAGATAAGTATGTCGTTGATCTTAAAAGCGATGGCATTCTTATTGTTGACCAAGACCTTGTCAAAAATGTGCCTGAGGATAAATGCGGAAAACTTATTAAAGTTCCTATAATTGATATTGCACGAAAAAAAGTAGGAAAGGTTATTACGGCAAATATTGTTGCTTTGGGCGTATTGGTAGGCGCAAGCGGTGTTGTCTCAAGGGAAGCTATAGAAAAAGCAGTCCTTGCCCGCGTACCAGCTGCCTTTAAAGACCTAAATAAAAGGGCTTTGGAAGAAGGATTTAATGCTGCCGGTGTGTAGGGATTAAGCTGTAATTGGTCCTCTCTCATATAGAAGATAAGAATTGGATAAAGAGTCTTATTGTCGAAATCTTCTCAATAGATTAAAATTTGAGGGCATATAGACTCTTTAAAGACGGTAGCTAAAAATTTATATGCCTGAAAAAAAAATATCGGTTTTTCTTATAACTGAAAACCTTTCTACCATAAATGAATTAACTCCCTGCTTTGATGCTTCAAGGTTTGAGTTATTATGCTGTAATGACAGTAGCCGTGCAAAAACTTTGATTGATCAAAATCATTATGATATTGTCTTCACCTTCCTAAATATGAAGGGATGCAGCGGTATTGAATTATTAGATTATATAAAATCTAATAGTCCGTTTACAGATGTTATTATACTTTCCTCTGAAGCTACAATATCTTCTGCCACGGAAGCACTAAAAAAGGGAGCGCAGGATTTTCTTCAATATCCTTTAGATTTGAGCTATTTCAAAAGCTACCTTTCAAAACTCGTTCAACAACATAAACTCTTGGATGAGAATAAAAGATTAAAAGAACTACTTAAGATTGATTCTCAGAATGATGAAATAGTAGGTACAAGTCCAAAGATAAAGATGGTTTATAAGCTAATTGA
This window contains:
- a CDS encoding 2-oxoacid:ferredoxin oxidoreductase subunit gamma, which codes for MATNNSKTEIRLSGSGGQGLILAGVILGEAAAIYENKYALQSQSYGPEARGGASKSDVIISDEKIDFPKATKIDVLLALTQKALDKYVVDLKSDGILIVDQDLVKNVPEDKCGKLIKVPIIDIARKKVGKVITANIVALGVLVGASGVVSREAIEKAVLARVPAAFKDLNKRALEEGFNAAGV
- a CDS encoding 2-oxoacid:ferredoxin oxidoreductase subunit beta yields the protein MSIYEKYMRIDKFPHIWCPGCGYGIAMKSVMRAIDRVGIKNDDITMVSGIGCSSRTPGYLDFNTLHTTHGRALPFATGVKMAKPEMNIIVVTGDGDATAIGGNHFIHAARRNIDMTVLVYNNYIYGMTGGQYSPTTPQGKFATTAPYGNIEPPFDVCNLAAAAGASFVARGTVYHAVPLDKLIEQALRKKGFSVVEVLNPCPTSFGRRNKQPTPVIMMNWMKENCIPKVKYDKMSDEEKVGKIPIGVFVDIEKPEYTEQYQLLIDRAQSLAK